A region of Myxococcaceae bacterium JPH2 DNA encodes the following proteins:
- the aspS gene encoding aspartate--tRNA ligase, translating to MAVPFISEVKRTHTCGQLTAANVGEEVVLFGWVHNRRDHGGAVFIDLRDRDGLTQVVFEPDHAEAHETAGHLRLEYCIGIKGKVVSRGRNVNPNMKTGEIEIKASDLTIFNRSEPTPFLIEDKVDTSEEKRLAYRYLDLRRGPLQRTLMTRSKMNSLTRSYMVGNGFMELETPFMGKYTPGGARNFLVPSRINPGKFYALAESPQLYKQLFMVAGFDRYFQIVKCFRDEDLRVDRQPEFTQVDVEMSFVTQDDIFTIIEGLLKKLWGEVLGIDIPTPFMRMDFYESMAKYGNDKPDLRFGLEHVVLTDLIREHGEAGGVPMMWEAVQQKGIVKAMVVPAEKALSRAESDKLEDFVKQAGAKGLARAKVSETGEWTQSPLKTISPALRQAINAACNAKTGDLILFQFGRESLVHTVMANLRVHVAKKLGLIPEYGSGGQWKFLWVVNPPLFEYDEETHTWAAAHHAFTRPHDEDVPYLLTDPGRVKCHRYDVVLNGFEIGGGSIRLHDPKVQAEVFKALGIQDEEARAKFGFLLDALKFGAPPHGGIALGMDRLAMLLTGAESLRDVIPFPKSKTGTDLMTGAPGDVDEKQLREIHVRTVPPPQK from the coding sequence ATGGCGGTCCCGTTCATTTCCGAGGTCAAGCGTACCCACACTTGCGGCCAGCTCACGGCCGCCAATGTCGGCGAAGAGGTCGTCCTCTTCGGCTGGGTGCACAACCGCCGCGATCACGGCGGCGCGGTCTTCATCGACCTGCGAGACCGGGACGGGCTCACCCAGGTCGTCTTCGAGCCGGACCACGCCGAGGCCCATGAGACGGCCGGGCACCTGCGCCTCGAGTACTGCATCGGCATCAAGGGCAAGGTCGTCTCGCGCGGCCGCAACGTGAACCCGAACATGAAGACCGGGGAGATCGAGATCAAGGCGAGCGATCTCACCATCTTCAATCGCTCGGAGCCCACGCCCTTCCTCATCGAGGACAAGGTCGACACGTCCGAGGAGAAGCGGCTGGCGTACCGCTACCTGGACCTGCGCCGCGGGCCGCTGCAGCGCACGCTGATGACGCGCTCGAAGATGAACTCGCTGACCCGCTCGTACATGGTGGGCAACGGCTTCATGGAGCTGGAGACGCCGTTCATGGGCAAGTACACGCCCGGTGGCGCTCGCAACTTCCTGGTCCCCAGCCGCATCAACCCGGGGAAGTTCTACGCGCTGGCGGAGAGCCCGCAGCTCTACAAGCAGCTCTTCATGGTCGCGGGGTTCGACCGGTACTTCCAGATCGTCAAGTGCTTCCGTGACGAGGACCTGCGGGTGGACCGGCAGCCCGAGTTCACCCAGGTCGACGTGGAGATGAGCTTCGTCACGCAGGACGACATCTTCACCATCATCGAGGGCCTGCTGAAGAAGCTGTGGGGCGAGGTGCTGGGCATCGACATCCCCACGCCCTTCATGCGCATGGACTTCTACGAGTCCATGGCGAAGTACGGCAACGACAAGCCGGACCTGCGCTTCGGGCTGGAGCACGTCGTCCTCACGGACCTCATCCGCGAGCACGGCGAGGCGGGCGGCGTGCCGATGATGTGGGAGGCGGTGCAGCAGAAGGGCATCGTCAAGGCGATGGTCGTCCCGGCGGAGAAGGCGCTCAGCCGCGCGGAGAGCGACAAGCTGGAGGACTTCGTCAAGCAGGCGGGCGCCAAGGGGCTGGCGCGCGCGAAGGTGAGCGAGACGGGCGAGTGGACGCAGTCGCCGCTGAAGACCATCAGCCCCGCGCTGCGGCAGGCCATCAACGCCGCGTGCAACGCGAAGACGGGCGACCTCATCCTGTTCCAGTTCGGCCGCGAGTCGCTGGTGCACACGGTGATGGCGAACCTGCGCGTGCACGTGGCCAAGAAGCTGGGCCTCATCCCCGAGTACGGCAGCGGCGGGCAGTGGAAGTTTCTCTGGGTCGTCAACCCGCCCCTGTTCGAGTACGACGAGGAGACGCACACCTGGGCGGCCGCGCACCACGCCTTCACGCGCCCGCATGACGAGGACGTGCCGTACCTGCTCACGGATCCGGGCCGGGTGAAGTGCCACCGCTACGACGTCGTCCTCAACGGCTTCGAGATTGGCGGCGGCTCCATCCGCCTGCATGACCCGAAGGTCCAGGCCGAGGTGTTCAAGGCGCTGGGCATCCAGGACGAGGAGGCGCGCGCGAAGTTCGGCTTCCTCCTGGACGCGCTGAAGTTCGGCGCGCCGCCGCACGGTGGCATCGCGCTGGGCATGGACCGCCTCGCCATGCTGCTCACGGGCGCCGAGTCGCTGCGCGACGTGATTCCGTTCCCCAAGTCGAAGACGGGCACGGACCTGATGACGGGCGCGCCGGGCGACGTGGACGAGAAGCAGCTGCGCGAGATCCACGTGCGCACCGTGCCGCCGCCGCAGAAGTAG
- a CDS encoding matrixin family metalloprotease, with protein sequence MSKKFPTAAEARLCVDRIVPLDLKREAARSAIAQNPLNDPAPYLLKVKRPGVSLHPLKMALETGKRWKPGQTLRVRFLDGSRLQRQRVTEQANTWMADANVKFQWVASGAAEIRISFTADPGSWSAVGTDCLLTQYFPKSGPTMNFGWLQDDTDDVEYRRVVVHEFGHALGCIHEHQNPKGGIVWNVPAVIAMFSGPPNSWSEAEIRSNIIDKYSLDQLNATRFDVKSIMLYAFPKELIKGPASLLATGTPENTQASARDKAFIRKMYP encoded by the coding sequence ATGAGCAAGAAGTTCCCGACCGCGGCGGAGGCCCGCCTGTGCGTCGACCGCATCGTTCCGCTGGACCTCAAACGTGAGGCCGCTCGGAGCGCCATCGCGCAGAACCCGCTGAATGACCCGGCGCCCTACCTGCTCAAGGTGAAGCGGCCGGGCGTGTCGCTGCACCCGCTCAAGATGGCGCTGGAGACGGGCAAGCGATGGAAGCCCGGGCAAACGCTCCGGGTGCGCTTCCTCGATGGCAGCAGGCTCCAGCGCCAGCGCGTGACGGAGCAGGCGAACACCTGGATGGCGGACGCGAACGTGAAGTTCCAGTGGGTGGCGAGCGGCGCCGCGGAGATTCGCATCTCGTTCACGGCGGATCCGGGCTCCTGGTCGGCCGTCGGCACCGACTGCCTGCTGACCCAGTACTTCCCGAAGTCCGGACCGACGATGAACTTCGGCTGGCTGCAGGACGACACGGATGACGTCGAGTACCGCCGCGTGGTCGTCCACGAGTTCGGTCATGCGCTGGGCTGCATCCACGAACACCAGAATCCCAAGGGCGGCATCGTGTGGAACGTGCCCGCGGTCATCGCGATGTTCAGCGGCCCTCCGAACAGCTGGTCCGAGGCGGAGATCCGCTCGAACATCATCGACAAGTACTCGTTGGATCAGCTCAACGCGACGCGCTTCGACGTGAAGTCGATCATGCTCTACGCGTTCCCGAAGGAGCTGATCAAAGGCCCGGCGTCGCTGCTGGCCACGGGGACACCGGAGAACACCCAGGCCTCGGCGCGAGACAAGGCCTTCATCCGCAAGATGTACCCGTAG
- the recJ gene encoding single-stranded-DNA-specific exonuclease RecJ produces the protein MRWLIPDVVEQEVGALAGELSLHPLAAKVLLHRGYRTPEAAAAFLSDRLADLPDPFRMKGMTGAVERLTRALRQREKVTLYGDYDVDGVSSTSLLYLFLKELGLTAATYIPHRLDEGYGLNLGAVERIAADGTRVLVTLDCGITSVAEISRAKELGLDVVVVDHHTVPPTLPPAVAVLNPHQPGCEYPTKVLCAAGVAFNLCMGLRKRLREDGFFATRKEPNLKSMMDLVALATVADVVPLTGANRILVAHGLQELSQGRRPGIRALKEVAGMDPDATVTAGQVGFRLGPRINAAGRLHDASLGQQLLCSESLESARALAGVLDRANAERQGIESGILTQALAQAESLGDVRGFVLYDEGWHPGVIGIVASRVVERFYRPTVMVGVKDGIGKGSARSIEAFHLFDALNGCADLFLRFGGHKHAAGLTIEADRLPAFREAFERIAAQRLSPEDLIPRCKVDAVVRPGDLDATAVESLQRLGPFGQGNPEPVLVLRHQVARPRVLPAKSGGGAGHLKLALLDAPEVDAIGFGMADRVSLVEGPVDLAFQAGFDTFRGQRRLSLRLKDVRQAA, from the coding sequence ATGCGGTGGCTGATTCCAGACGTGGTGGAGCAGGAGGTGGGCGCGCTGGCCGGAGAGCTGTCGCTGCACCCACTGGCGGCGAAGGTGCTGTTGCACCGGGGGTACCGGACGCCTGAGGCGGCTGCCGCCTTCCTCTCTGACCGACTGGCGGACCTGCCGGACCCGTTCCGGATGAAGGGCATGACGGGCGCGGTGGAGCGCCTGACGCGCGCCCTGCGGCAGCGCGAGAAGGTCACCCTCTACGGTGACTACGACGTGGATGGGGTCAGCTCCACGTCGCTGCTCTACCTGTTCCTCAAGGAGCTGGGCCTCACGGCCGCGACGTACATCCCCCACCGGCTGGATGAGGGCTATGGCCTCAACCTGGGCGCGGTGGAGCGCATCGCCGCGGATGGGACACGGGTGCTGGTGACGCTCGACTGCGGCATCACCTCCGTGGCGGAGATCTCCCGCGCGAAGGAGCTGGGGCTGGACGTGGTGGTGGTGGATCACCACACGGTGCCGCCCACGCTGCCTCCCGCGGTGGCGGTGCTCAACCCGCACCAGCCCGGCTGCGAGTACCCCACGAAGGTGCTGTGCGCGGCGGGCGTGGCCTTCAACCTCTGCATGGGCCTGCGCAAGCGCCTGCGCGAGGATGGCTTCTTCGCCACGCGCAAGGAGCCCAACCTCAAGTCGATGATGGACCTGGTGGCGCTGGCCACCGTGGCGGACGTGGTGCCCCTGACAGGCGCCAACCGCATCCTCGTGGCGCATGGCCTCCAGGAGCTGTCCCAGGGGCGTCGTCCGGGCATCCGCGCGCTGAAGGAAGTGGCGGGCATGGACCCGGACGCCACCGTCACGGCGGGGCAGGTGGGCTTCCGCCTGGGGCCTCGCATCAACGCCGCGGGCCGCTTGCATGACGCGTCCCTGGGCCAGCAGCTCCTGTGCTCCGAGTCGCTGGAGTCCGCGCGCGCGCTGGCGGGCGTGTTGGACCGGGCGAACGCGGAGCGGCAGGGCATCGAGAGCGGCATCCTCACCCAGGCGCTGGCGCAGGCCGAGTCGCTGGGCGACGTGCGCGGCTTCGTGCTCTACGACGAGGGCTGGCACCCGGGCGTCATCGGCATCGTCGCCTCGCGCGTGGTGGAGCGCTTCTACCGGCCCACGGTGATGGTGGGCGTGAAGGACGGCATCGGGAAGGGCTCGGCGCGCAGCATCGAGGCGTTCCACCTGTTCGACGCGCTCAACGGCTGTGCCGACCTCTTCCTGCGCTTTGGTGGCCACAAGCACGCCGCGGGCCTCACCATCGAGGCGGACCGCCTGCCGGCCTTCCGTGAGGCCTTCGAGCGCATCGCCGCTCAGCGCCTCTCGCCCGAGGACCTCATCCCGCGCTGCAAGGTGGATGCGGTGGTTCGACCTGGAGACCTGGACGCCACGGCGGTGGAGTCGCTGCAGCGGCTCGGGCCGTTTGGTCAGGGCAATCCGGAGCCGGTGCTCGTGCTGCGGCACCAGGTGGCCCGTCCGCGCGTGTTGCCGGCGAAGTCGGGTGGTGGGGCGGGGCACCTCAAGCTCGCGCTGCTGGACGCGCCCGAGGTGGACGCCATTGGCTTCGGCATGGCGGACCGCGTGTCGCTGGTGGAGGGGCCGGTGGATCTCGCCTTCCAGGCCGGCTTCGACACGTTCCGCGGGCAGAGACGGTTGTCCCTGCGGCTCAAGGACGTGCGCCAGGCGGCGTGA
- a CDS encoding LysE family translocator: MDLTLWAAFTLTQFLFAITPGPAVLLVVTQAMSRGFRAGMGSALGVQAGNAVYFLISVAGLGAALAASQMAFNVIRYAGAAYLVYLGVRTFLSAGESATRELKPPPLWRSPFAQGFTKQLANPKSILFFGSLLPQFIHPGPHAGWQFAVYGITCIVVEVPVLAVYARLGVAGQRLSSSARALVWRERLSGAALVSIGAVLATMRGAAQK; this comes from the coding sequence ATGGACCTCACGCTCTGGGCCGCCTTCACTCTCACTCAGTTCCTGTTCGCCATCACCCCGGGCCCCGCCGTGCTGCTGGTGGTGACGCAGGCGATGTCCCGGGGCTTCCGGGCAGGCATGGGCTCGGCGCTAGGCGTGCAAGCGGGGAACGCGGTGTACTTCCTCATCTCCGTGGCGGGGTTGGGCGCCGCGCTCGCGGCCTCGCAGATGGCCTTCAATGTCATCCGCTACGCGGGCGCCGCGTACCTCGTGTACTTGGGCGTGCGCACGTTCCTGTCCGCGGGCGAGAGCGCCACGCGCGAGCTGAAGCCGCCGCCGCTGTGGCGCAGCCCGTTCGCGCAGGGCTTCACGAAGCAGCTCGCCAATCCCAAGTCGATTCTGTTCTTCGGCTCACTGTTGCCGCAGTTCATCCACCCGGGGCCTCACGCGGGTTGGCAGTTCGCCGTGTACGGCATCACGTGCATCGTGGTGGAGGTCCCCGTGCTCGCCGTCTACGCGCGGCTGGGCGTGGCGGGTCAGCGACTGTCGAGTTCGGCGCGCGCCCTCGTCTGGCGTGAGCGGCTGTCGGGCGCGGCGCTCGTCTCCATTGGCGCGGTGCTCGCCACCATGCGCGGCGCGGCCCAGAAGTAG
- the secD gene encoding protein translocase subunit SecD, translated as MDRGWWWKFSFIVAVTLGTIWFLVPTYYSLVVLDRSERNNIAVLEQRLPKWAPPAKYRLNLGLDLQGGIHMVMRVDTKTALQKRTERRGQQIANFVNDKKLATVTADTDPERLQLTLTVSPESAMDAVEKDVLSTFGDFSKVGRNGDKLVLAPDEGQMTRFREEAVDQAMLVIRRRIDKWGVAEVDVRKLGTDSIQISLPGRSNPEQAKELVGTTAQLEFRMVDDTNPQFFAEMVKQHPPSPESKVTLTDTEGFPQLSSPSREALLEYAKGKVPDNRQVLTECVANPVKKNDCLSYRSYLVEKESPLTGESLSGADASIGQMNEPEVNLAFDAAGAREFEKLTEAGVGRRMAIVLDDNVHSAPRINEKIGGGRARITMGRAGARSFDEWLGEAQTLALVLKAGALPAPVTVGEIRQVGATLGDELIKKGSLAAAVGLALVVVFMAIYYRKTGLIADVALLLNGLLILAGLAFFNATLTLPGIAGFVLTLGIAVDANVLINERIREELSHGKSARAAVDQGYDRAFWTIFDAHVTTLIAGFILFFTGTGPVRGFATTLIVGLLASLFTSIVVTRVITTYFVHGRNAQTVSV; from the coding sequence ATGGACCGCGGCTGGTGGTGGAAGTTCAGTTTCATTGTCGCGGTGACGCTGGGGACCATCTGGTTCCTGGTTCCCACCTACTACTCGTTGGTCGTGCTCGATCGCTCCGAGCGCAACAACATCGCCGTGCTGGAGCAGCGGCTGCCCAAGTGGGCGCCCCCCGCGAAGTACCGCCTGAACCTCGGGCTGGACCTTCAGGGTGGCATCCACATGGTGATGCGGGTGGACACCAAGACGGCCCTGCAGAAGCGCACCGAGCGCCGCGGGCAGCAGATCGCCAACTTCGTCAACGACAAGAAGCTGGCGACGGTGACGGCGGACACGGATCCGGAGCGGCTCCAGCTGACGCTGACCGTCAGCCCCGAGAGCGCGATGGACGCCGTGGAGAAGGACGTCCTCAGCACCTTCGGTGACTTCAGCAAGGTCGGCCGCAATGGCGACAAGCTGGTGCTGGCGCCGGACGAGGGCCAGATGACGCGCTTCCGCGAGGAGGCCGTGGATCAGGCGATGCTCGTCATCCGCCGCCGCATCGACAAGTGGGGCGTGGCCGAGGTCGACGTGCGCAAGCTGGGCACGGACTCCATCCAGATCTCCCTGCCGGGCCGCAGCAACCCGGAGCAGGCCAAGGAGTTGGTGGGTACCACCGCGCAGCTCGAGTTCCGGATGGTGGATGACACCAATCCCCAGTTCTTCGCGGAGATGGTGAAGCAGCACCCGCCCTCTCCCGAGAGCAAGGTGACGCTGACGGACACCGAGGGCTTCCCGCAGCTGTCTTCGCCCAGCCGCGAGGCGCTGCTGGAGTACGCGAAGGGCAAGGTCCCGGACAACCGCCAGGTGCTGACCGAGTGCGTGGCCAACCCGGTGAAGAAGAACGACTGTCTGTCGTACCGCAGCTACCTGGTGGAGAAGGAGTCGCCGCTGACGGGTGAGAGCCTGTCGGGCGCGGATGCCTCCATCGGGCAGATGAACGAGCCCGAGGTGAACCTCGCGTTCGACGCCGCGGGCGCGCGCGAGTTCGAGAAGCTCACCGAGGCGGGCGTGGGCCGTCGCATGGCCATCGTGCTGGATGACAACGTGCACTCGGCGCCGCGCATCAACGAGAAGATTGGCGGCGGTCGGGCGCGCATCACCATGGGCCGCGCGGGCGCTCGCAGCTTCGATGAATGGCTGGGCGAGGCGCAGACGCTGGCGCTGGTGCTCAAGGCGGGCGCGCTGCCGGCCCCGGTGACGGTGGGCGAGATTCGTCAGGTGGGCGCGACGCTGGGTGACGAGCTCATCAAGAAGGGCAGCCTCGCGGCGGCGGTCGGTCTGGCGCTGGTGGTGGTCTTCATGGCCATCTACTACCGGAAGACGGGCCTCATCGCGGACGTGGCTCTGCTCCTCAACGGCCTGCTCATCCTCGCAGGTCTGGCGTTCTTCAACGCCACGCTGACGCTGCCGGGCATCGCGGGCTTCGTGCTGACGCTGGGCATCGCGGTGGATGCCAACGTGCTCATCAACGAGCGCATCCGCGAGGAGCTCAGCCACGGCAAGAGCGCGCGGGCGGCGGTGGACCAGGGCTACGATCGAGCCTTCTGGACCATCTTCGACGCGCACGTCACCACGCTCATCGCTGGCTTCATCCTGTTCTTCACGGGAACGGGGCCGGTGCGAGGCTTCGCCACCACGCTCATCGTGGGACTGCTGGCGTCCCTGTTCACGTCCATCGTGGTGACCCGCGTCATCACGACCTACTTCGTCCACGGCCGTAACGCGCAGACGGTGTCGGTCTAA
- the rsgA gene encoding ribosome small subunit-dependent GTPase A: MASLTSLGWGPDLADAFSRLSSQSALSLVPGRVVRYTRGLLSVRTAERTWLARTAGRLLHHAASTEALPTIGDWVALAPPPTGEGDARLHAVLPRRSLLARREADTEHEPQLIGANVDVAFLVAGLDANFNPRRIERALTLAWQSGATPVVVLTKADLLEDPTERVREVEALAPGVTVVAVSAPHDVGLDAVRVWLPEGKTGVLLGSSGVGKSTLVNHLLAEARLATQSVRTEDDKGRHTTTHRELFELPGGGMLIDGPGMRELGLWGADEEGVDATFADIIDQSANCRFSNCQHRAEPGCAVREAVASGTLTAERLENFEKLQREQARQARLTDPLAQADHRRWLKQRTEAGRDRSHAKRRGGK, translated from the coding sequence ATCGCTTCACTGACTTCACTCGGCTGGGGCCCCGACCTCGCCGACGCATTCTCACGCCTGTCATCGCAGTCCGCGTTGTCCCTCGTCCCCGGTCGCGTCGTGCGCTACACGCGCGGGCTGCTCAGCGTGCGCACCGCCGAGCGGACCTGGCTGGCGCGCACCGCGGGCCGCCTCCTGCATCACGCCGCCAGCACCGAGGCGCTCCCCACCATCGGCGACTGGGTGGCCCTGGCGCCCCCGCCCACCGGAGAGGGTGACGCGCGCCTGCACGCCGTCCTCCCCCGCCGCTCCCTCCTGGCGCGGCGCGAGGCCGACACCGAGCACGAGCCCCAGCTCATCGGGGCCAACGTGGACGTGGCCTTCCTCGTGGCGGGATTGGACGCGAACTTCAATCCCCGCCGCATCGAGCGCGCCCTCACCCTGGCCTGGCAGAGCGGCGCCACGCCCGTGGTGGTGCTCACCAAGGCAGACCTGCTGGAGGACCCCACCGAGCGCGTCCGCGAAGTGGAGGCGCTGGCCCCCGGTGTCACCGTCGTCGCGGTGAGCGCGCCGCACGACGTGGGCCTGGACGCGGTGCGCGTCTGGCTCCCGGAGGGGAAGACGGGCGTCCTGCTCGGCTCCTCGGGCGTGGGCAAGTCCACCTTGGTCAACCACCTGTTGGCCGAGGCGCGCCTCGCCACCCAGTCCGTCCGCACCGAGGACGACAAGGGCCGGCACACCACCACCCATCGCGAGCTGTTCGAGCTTCCCGGCGGAGGCATGCTCATCGACGGGCCGGGCATGCGCGAGCTGGGGCTGTGGGGCGCCGACGAGGAAGGCGTGGACGCGACGTTCGCGGACATCATCGACCAGTCCGCGAACTGCCGCTTCTCCAACTGCCAGCACCGCGCGGAGCCTGGGTGCGCGGTGCGCGAAGCGGTGGCCAGCGGCACCCTCACCGCGGAGCGCCTCGAGAACTTCGAGAAGCTCCAGCGCGAACAAGCGCGACAGGCGAGGCTCACGGATCCCCTCGCGCAGGCCGACCACCGACGCTGGTTGAAGCAGCGCACCGAGGCAGGCCGAGACCGAAGCCACGCCAAGCGGCGAGGCGGCAAGTAG
- the secF gene encoding protein translocase subunit SecF, producing MQIIKHKTNIDFIGKRKPAIFISTLVNLAIIVGIATVGFNFGVDFAGGTVVELKFNHPTTAADVRERAQKGGLHDVSVQGIGSSEENAFLLRMGGVTQLTEEGAEKAKQAIQGLGQVRNVYADMANGIINFRSATPLAAAAVKQAVESTGTGVQEVRDLGASQAGNGFDYQVVASGMADKVFAALGAGLDKPDFEQRRVDYVGPQVGKQLRNRGVMALLYSMFAILIYVAFRFDFKFGPGALLAMVHDVIMVAGYYLVSQREFNLTSIAALLTIVGYSVNDTIVIYDRIREDMAKYKGKPLAEVINIAVNDTLARTILTSGVTALSLIGLLIFGVGEIWDFAMAMLVGIVVGTYSSVYIASPLTLWLDERAAAREARHHDGAKHQPKVA from the coding sequence ATGCAGATCATCAAGCACAAGACGAACATCGACTTCATCGGCAAGCGCAAGCCTGCCATCTTCATCTCCACCCTGGTGAACCTGGCCATCATCGTGGGCATCGCCACGGTGGGGTTCAACTTCGGCGTGGACTTCGCCGGCGGCACGGTGGTGGAGCTGAAGTTCAACCACCCGACCACCGCCGCGGACGTCCGCGAGCGCGCCCAGAAGGGCGGCCTGCACGACGTGAGCGTGCAGGGCATCGGTTCCTCGGAAGAGAACGCGTTCCTGCTCCGCATGGGCGGCGTGACGCAGCTCACCGAGGAGGGCGCGGAGAAGGCCAAGCAGGCCATCCAGGGGCTGGGGCAGGTCCGCAACGTGTACGCGGACATGGCCAACGGCATCATCAACTTCCGCTCGGCGACCCCGCTGGCCGCCGCGGCCGTGAAGCAGGCCGTGGAGAGCACGGGCACGGGCGTGCAGGAAGTGCGTGACCTGGGCGCCTCGCAGGCGGGCAACGGCTTTGACTACCAGGTCGTCGCGAGCGGCATGGCGGACAAGGTGTTCGCCGCGCTGGGCGCCGGGCTGGACAAGCCGGACTTCGAGCAGCGCCGCGTGGACTACGTGGGTCCGCAGGTTGGCAAGCAGCTGCGCAACCGCGGTGTGATGGCGCTGCTGTACTCGATGTTCGCCATCCTCATCTACGTGGCGTTCCGGTTCGACTTCAAGTTCGGCCCGGGCGCGCTGCTCGCCATGGTGCACGACGTCATCATGGTCGCCGGCTACTACTTGGTGAGCCAGCGCGAGTTCAACCTGACGTCCATCGCCGCGCTGCTGACCATCGTCGGCTACTCGGTGAACGACACCATCGTCATCTACGACCGCATCCGCGAGGACATGGCCAAGTACAAGGGCAAGCCCCTGGCCGAGGTCATCAACATCGCGGTGAACGACACGCTGGCCCGCACCATCCTCACCTCGGGCGTGACGGCGCTGTCGCTCATCGGTCTGCTCATCTTCGGCGTGGGCGAGATCTGGGACTTCGCCATGGCGATGCTCGTCGGCATCGTCGTGGGCACGTACTCGTCCGTGTACATCGCGAGCCCGCTGACGCTGTGGCTGGATGAGCGCGCGGCCGCCCGCGAGGCCCGTCACCACGACGGCGCCAAGCACCAGCCCAAGGTCGCCTGA
- a CDS encoding YHS domain-containing protein — MKGVQGQGKYWDPVCGKQLDETEEQPSAEYKKRRYFFCSERCRRAFEHQAERFRLNELARAGALMTPGRVRWGLA; from the coding sequence ATGAAAGGCGTGCAGGGCCAGGGGAAGTATTGGGATCCCGTGTGTGGCAAGCAGCTCGACGAGACGGAGGAGCAGCCCTCCGCCGAGTACAAGAAGCGTCGGTACTTCTTCTGCTCGGAGCGCTGTCGCCGGGCCTTCGAGCATCAAGCCGAGCGCTTCCGCCTCAACGAACTGGCACGGGCCGGCGCGCTGATGACCCCAGGTCGGGTGCGCTGGGGACTCGCGTAG
- a CDS encoding RNA polymerase factor sigma-32, translating into MSSSVEAHEPGHLPLYLKEIGNHALLTAAEEQALARSFIQGDLQAGHKLVTSNLRFVVKVAYEYRSYGLRMADLIQEGNIGLMKAVQKFDPDKGIRLISYAVWWIRAFIQSYILKSWSLVKLGTTQAQRKLFFALARTRRELERGGNGTPTEVDAAAIARKLNVKASEVREMEQRMGGHDLSLDAPMGGEDATSHLDFLESGHVTQDDEVAERQEADVTRELIAQAMSRLDSRERFIIEQRVMSESPMTLRQLGEHFGFSRERARQLEIRAKEKLKVLLAELMAVRDGDTAAA; encoded by the coding sequence ATGTCTTCTTCCGTCGAGGCTCATGAGCCGGGACACCTGCCGCTCTATCTCAAGGAGATTGGCAACCACGCGCTGCTCACCGCCGCCGAGGAGCAGGCGCTCGCGCGTTCATTCATCCAGGGGGACCTGCAGGCGGGCCACAAGCTCGTCACCTCCAACCTTCGCTTCGTGGTGAAGGTGGCCTACGAGTACCGCTCGTATGGCTTGCGGATGGCGGACCTCATTCAAGAGGGGAACATCGGCCTGATGAAGGCCGTGCAGAAGTTCGACCCGGACAAGGGCATCCGCCTCATCTCGTATGCGGTGTGGTGGATCCGCGCCTTCATCCAGAGCTACATCCTCAAGAGCTGGTCGCTCGTGAAGCTCGGAACGACGCAGGCTCAGCGCAAGTTGTTCTTCGCGTTGGCCCGCACGCGCCGCGAGCTGGAGCGCGGCGGCAACGGCACACCCACCGAGGTGGACGCGGCCGCCATCGCGCGCAAGCTCAACGTCAAGGCGTCCGAGGTGCGCGAGATGGAGCAGCGCATGGGCGGACACGACTTGTCGCTCGACGCGCCGATGGGCGGTGAGGACGCCACCAGCCACCTCGACTTCCTGGAGTCGGGCCATGTCACCCAGGACGACGAGGTGGCCGAGCGACAAGAGGCGGACGTCACGCGCGAGCTCATCGCGCAGGCCATGTCGCGGCTGGATTCGCGCGAGCGCTTCATCATCGAGCAGCGGGTGATGAGCGAGTCGCCGATGACGCTGCGCCAGTTGGGCGAGCACTTCGGCTTCAGCCGCGAGCGCGCGCGTCAGCTGGAGATTCGCGCGAAGGAGAAGCTCAAGGTCCTGCTCGCCGAGTTGATGGCCGTGCGCGACGGCGACACCGCCGCCGCGTGA
- the yajC gene encoding preprotein translocase subunit YajC → MAESFLILAQAGGGGPLPTVGFLIFLVAIMYFVMIRPQQKQLKEHRNLLAGLKKGDEVVTAGGLLGKIHQVDERTVTIEIANGVRVRMLKTSITARGGVAEGAPASADEKKKEEK, encoded by the coding sequence GTGGCAGAGAGCTTTCTGATTCTGGCGCAGGCAGGTGGCGGGGGCCCGTTGCCCACCGTGGGATTCCTGATCTTCCTGGTGGCGATCATGTACTTCGTCATGATCCGGCCCCAGCAGAAGCAGCTCAAGGAGCACCGCAACCTCCTGGCGGGCCTGAAGAAGGGCGACGAGGTCGTCACCGCCGGCGGTCTGCTCGGGAAGATCCACCAGGTGGACGAGCGCACCGTGACGATCGAGATCGCCAACGGCGTGCGTGTCCGCATGCTCAAGACGTCCATCACCGCTCGGGGCGGGGTGGCGGAGGGCGCGCCGGCCAGCGCCGACGAGAAGAAGAAGGAGGAGAAGTAA